Sequence from the Vigna radiata var. radiata cultivar VC1973A unplaced genomic scaffold, Vradiata_ver6 scaffold_48, whole genome shotgun sequence genome:
gttaaccccATGGAAGAGAGGCAACAATATCACTGGCAGCAACAActctcttcaccaatagaaacgtgggaaGACGATCAACCACTATGTCAACAGatagctgatgtgacggaacaagtcaaaagccttaATGAAAAGCTCGACAATTTTTTGGAGAAGtatgattccaagagctatgaagttaccttcaagattttggagacacaaattgatgaggttgttgatgaggagaggATAGAGAAAGAGGtcaaaaagatagaagaaaaggttgtaaaattgaaagagagtaagtatgaaaaacccttgccctatccaaagatatattctagaaaggagagagaaaagcaGCTCGAGCGTTTTATggagattttcaagaaattggaaataatcATACCATTCTCTGAGGCACTTTAGCAAATACCATCATATGCaatgtttttaaaagaatttctcatgaagaaaaggaagtatattgagaaggaaCAATTGACATCACCAAACATGAaaggacccaaattcaaatAGGTACCTGCATCAAAACCCTTAAATTTTTTTGGAAGAGATTGAGGGGAATCGAAAAGGACTGAACTCAAGGTGATGCATAAAGTTAAAGCAAATCTCACAATTTAAAGTGATTATGTCATCTTGAGAGTCATCAAAGTGGTAACAAGctgtaaatttaataaaatgtgcATCATTTGTGCTCTAGATAATCATTTTTATGTATGTGATGTGTGTTTGTTGCTTGACATGAAGAGTTCGAgtgaaaatattcaaaataatagtTTCTGCGAAATTTAATCTATTATGTTAAAAACTTAATCGGTTAAATATGCTTTAGAGAGagtttttttgtttcaaatacaTCATTATGTATTTTGATGTAATATTtgacataatttattttcatttattgatCATACCTTGTGACATAAAAATATTGGTTCATATCATTATTATTGGATACTAACATtgcaaatgttgagaaagatgTTTTTGCAAGTGTTTATGTGAGCTAAATAGGTCTTTATACATGAACTCTCATCTGAAGTTTTCATAATTTGATACATAAATTGATCATGTTATATCATTCATAAATCATACATATTGACATTCAATTACTgcaaatatcaaatttattatgataCTAACATGTTGAAATGTTGAGAAAGTGTTTTTACAGGTGTTGGAGCAATCAAAACAGGTTCTAAAATCTTATACTATGTTAAAAACAAAGTCtgcaaattttaacatattacattgattacataattgattaaatctgTCAAATTTTTCAACTTAATTTGTTAAAGCATGAAACACttgttttacatgtttttacTTGCTTTCAACTGATTTCTATTATGCTAAACAAGTTTCAAATGTTCTACAAAAGttaatcaattatattgttAATGAAATTGATTAACATATAAGAATGTGATTTGACTCTCATCTCCGTTGAATCATTATACTAAAACATTCAtactaatattaaatgatttcatGCATTCATAATACTCTCAACTTCATATCCGTTGTACATCAAAACTAAGTATTATGAATAATGAACATGATCATACAATGGCATCAAGCATTTTTTTTCACTCTAATACATATAAGTCAAACTGTTACTGCTTGATACATTCTTTTAAAAACTCCTGTATACAATATGATATTGATGATCTTATACATTGATAATACTATACTGCATTGAGTTTTTTTTTGCTCGGATACCGGAATATATCTAGTGATTTAACTGTTAACAAAGAGCTATTGCATCATGATAGGGAGAGCATCAATTTCTACAAAAAAGTCTGGAAGAATTTATATTGATGTATctctttatgcattaattttCCTATTACTTGGTATCTTTTTTGCTAATGctgaaagggggagaagtaactggaaaaatagtttttagttgcgcatcataaaaaaagagggagattgttgatagggggagctatATGAAAGCTAAACCAAAACCCtgtgtgttttttatgatgacaacaacataaatgttttaataagtTACTTGCACAACAACagaaatgtttttaatatacaaAGCTACATTAACATgtttgtttgtgcttgaactgtTTGGTTTCATACTTCTTGTGACTAtacatgagtttatattttttgtatgcatattcatgtttttaaatgataaaactCTTTGCAAAAAGCATATCTGAATGAAGTAATCAATTACAGTGTTTATGTAATTAGTTAGATTCATCAGATATCAATAAATGCTTATTTGTAACAAACTGTAAGTTTTAActgattatattatatgtataatcgattaaaactcgtctCTTTGCTTACCCTATATTATTGAGTGCAATGATGTGTTTTCAGAtcaaaaagttttcaaaattgtttaagtgttatacttaaccgattacacGGTTTTCTTAATAGTGAAATCCTGTGCAtactgaaattttttttatgttaagtcTTAACTACCATAATGGTCATATTTTGAATCGTTTTGACTTACATTAATTGTGCAACCGATTACATTAAatttgtaatctgttaaatgtgttttaatgtaattatgGTATAGTAGTGTTAATTGCTTAACCTATGCTTCAGAGAtgagaaaactatatattgatgcACATCTGAATAAAGAACTTTTTGAACTTTTGATCTTTCATCTTTAATATCTAACAAAGTGAGTTGAGATAAGAAATTGCAGGGTTGttcattctccaagaatcaagaagctTTCATTGAATGATCGTTATCTACACTTTAAGGTGTTTCTGAACCTGATCAGTATTGTTTTTGCAATCTGTGGATTGTGGTTTCCCTATCGTCAATAGAACATGAGGTTTTGGTTTCTTGGAGAGGTGTCTTAAAGGGTTGCTCCAAAAGAAGGATTGTTCGTTCTGTGTTGTATTCTTCTATATTAGATTTGGAGTTGGAGAGGAGATTACATTGAGAGAGAGTCTCTATAACTCTTGCTATATAACTCAATCTTTATAGTGAAGTGACTTTCAATCTTAGGTTGATTTGAAGggactgaatgtaggcattgaggccgaaccagtataaaagtcTTGGTGTTTGTCTTTCTATCCCTTAATTCTTTTATTGCTTTATAATCTTTATTTGCGTGTGTTTCAAGAAAGTGTTAGATTTTtcaaagtttatgaaaaaagtaattttttaatacaaaaccAGTTCACCCCCTCTCTTAGTTGGAAAATAAGGCCTATCAATTcctaaaaatagaaagaaaaaagttttactTGTGTCAgatagattaaaagaaaaaatatatgctATATTGTAAATCGAATAAAAAGTCCAGAAAACCCCTAATTCTATTAAGATTATATTTTccccaattttaaaaatttccatATCACCCTATATTTCATTTACACGTGAGAAGCATTATTCCTAGACAATACCACGTTGCTATCCACATTATCAAACACTTAACCTCGTTAGTTTCTTTTTAATGGAAAGGACTTGATTGAGACAAACTTTACCAAATTTGGATGAAATTGAAACTTTATTACAAGTTTGGAggaaattgaaacttttttaaaagatgaGAAAGTTTACACATTGCAGTCAAATCAGAATAATGAAAGCAATTAAATCTAAAAGTAGGAAACTATTTTATGAGAACAAGaaacacatttatatttatacttatttgatatatattataagaataaaataataaaaaagaatactttaatatttattcaaaaataaataaaataaaataatgtcaaGAATGTAAAATATTGTCGTTcgataaagtattatttttgttctttaatattGTCTAGAAAAATACATTCATttcacaagttttttttttaatgatataataatatataatacacttttaaattagaaataatatacagataattgaatattatgatttttcggtatcaaataaatataattttgtcttaTGCGGAGTCAAATGCCACCACTCtttagagaaaaaagaaaaacttcgtTTGagactatttttaaaaatattcaacactctcttttaataatataatattatatataaaaattttaaattaaaaaataatagaaatatattaaaatattaatattttataatatcaaataaatgtaattttatttttttgttgtcaaagtatcaccacccaaaataatatttctttagcTAGTTTTGAGTTAGGTTGTAAATTAAgcatgttttttattctttatatataaggCCGACGAAATAATCTTTCTCACTTTTGTTAACATTAGTCAACATtgcttaaaataatatagaaatgatattttaacatatataaatcctttacatttatttaatcctattttcttcatattttatatttttttatgactattttatgtgtcaaataaaatacatataaatggGTATTATTTTGATGTATGCATTGGTAGGTAGGTAAATCAAGTATCCGCACTTATGGATGTTAACTCCTGACTACAATTTACTGCTATTTTACCTTATTGCACTTCTCATATCAACCACAAACCTATTTTACCTTCACCTTCTTCACTGctattgttcttttatttttattgagctTGTATGCTAAGAGAAAGCGAAACAATGGATGTTAACATCAAACTCCAGACTATTATAAAAGACTTTGCACTTCTCATACAAGAACAAACCATCCACAGAAATGAAGCATCTGAGCTCCTATTTCACCTTCGCTACTGCCAttgctcttttattttcatttgaacctCCTTCACTTGATACTCCAGAAAAGTTTATTCAATGTTTTTACAACTATCCCAATATCACCAACTCAAACTCCAATGTTCTTTACACCCAAACAAACTCTTCATACTCCTCTGTCCTAAATGCTACCATTCAAAATCTTAGGTTCTTAAACATAATCTCAAAACCTCAAGTCATTGTTACACCAGAGGACGTTTCCCATATTCAAGCCACCATAATGTGCTCCCAACGTCATGGCCTGCAAATTCGAATCCGAAGTGGAGGTCATGATTACGAGGGTCTCTCGTACGTTGCCGAGGTTCCCTTTGTCATCATTGACCTCATAAACCTTCGAGAAGTCACAGTTGACGCAGAAAATCAAACTGCATGGGTTCAAACTGGAGCACAACTTGGAGAACTCTACTACAGGATTTACGAGAAAAGCAAAACACTTGCATTCCCAGCTGGTGTGTGCTATAGTGTGGGCACTGGTGGCCACATCAGTGGAGGTGGCTATGGATTCTTGATGCGTAAGTATGGTCTTGCCGTAGATAATATCGTAGATGCTCAAATAGTAGATGTGAATGGTAATGTACTTGACAGACAAGCCATGGGTGAGGATTTGTTTTGGGCAATCAGAGGAGGTGGTGGAGCAAGCTTTGGAGTCATTGTGGCTTGGAAGATAAAACTAGTTCCAGTTCCATCAATTGTGACAGTATTCAATGTTGCAAGAACATTGGAAGAGAATGCAACGGAGATCTTTCAAAAGTGGCAGGTTGTGGCGAGTAAATTGGACGAACGTGTATACATTAGGGTGGACATGAAAATGGTTCACTCACGTAAATATGGAAAGAAGACAATACAATTCAATTTTATCTCCATGTTTCTAGGAGGTGTAGAAGAATTTGTTCCACTGATGCAAAAGAGCTTACCCGAGTTGGGTTTGGGCAGAAAAGATTGTACTGAGACTAGTTGGATTGGCTCAGCTGTCTTCTTGAATTCTCCGTGGTTTGGAAATGCAAGCCTCGAAGCCCCAGAAGTTTTGCTGAATAGAACTCAAATTTATTCAGGTTATTTCAAAGGAAAATCTGATTATGTGAGGCAACCTATTTCAATTGATGGATTACGAGGGTTATGGCGCTTTCTTTATGACCGTGAGATTGAATATGGTCAGCTTCAATTCGCTCCTTATGGAGGCAGAATGTATGAGATTTCCGAATCTGAACTTCCATTCGCACACAGATCTGGATACATATTTCATATTCACTATGTGACCATTTGGCAAACTGCAGGGGACGAGGCTGCACAAAGGCACATGAATTGGATTAGAAAACTGTATAAATATATGGAACCTTATGTTTCAAACTCTCCAAGAGCTGCATATGTGAATTATAGAGACCTTGACGTTGGGGTTAATAACAATGGTTATACAAGCTACGACCAAGCCAGCATTTGGGGTCTCAAGTATTTCGGTAACAATTTCAGGAGATTGGCTACGGTGAAGACAAAGGTTGATCCTTACAACTTTTTCAGAAACGAACAAAGTATTCCTACGCTGTTGGatgaagaaatttaaattatctatatatcttaaattcaaataaaataaatgttgtatgttttttttcaaTAGTAATATCTAcagttcaaataaaataatttttgtatgtttcaaattaatgttttcagatatgtttaaaattatataacttacaAAAGAAGGTTGAAATTCTTTCTCTTAAAAGCATCcaattaacttataaataataGTGGTGGTCAAAATGCAACAATGTTTGAGTTGGATGAGACACAAaagattagtttattttaaagttaataagtgtaaaaagatttttaaatttaattacatattacGTAAATCAAGTATGCAGGTTAAACCAACTCTTACTAAAAAAATGGAGTTATAGTTTAACTAAATGGGCgctaagtatttttaattatttttaacaaataaaaatatttatatgttagCGCGTTATATTAGTATTAGCTTAATAATCAcagactaaaataaatattaaaaataatttatgtttgtttaattcatgctaataatatttatgtttattatttataatcattttagtattgaaaagattattataaattttattttatttattatttaaagtcaatataaattatttatttaagttaatttaatattaatttttatgtaagaaatttgtgtgtttttgtgagAATGAGTATCAAATATGAAATGAGTATATGCCTTATACTACATTTcacaaagaacaaaataaaaaacttaggATTGGCTCAAAACCTAAATGACCTTGGATGTTTTCTTCTATTCAAAATGGTGCCCATGAACTTTGGAGAGTATAAGAACATGGAAACAGTATAGGGtgcaatataaaatcatttacgTTGATAGGAATATATATCAGAAGAATGTATAAGGATTGTGGGATTTTTAAGGCAACACTGTTACTGTCATGGAATAGGTAACTTATGCAGGAATGTTAGTAATAGTAGAAGGGGATCATAATGAAATAGGAGAATGTTATGGAAACATGGACTGGTAAGAATGTTAGTTATGCTCTTTTACTAGCCAGTtgtgaaataataaaagaggAATGGTAggatgatatatatttatatttatttgatacatattataaaactaaaatagctgtaaaagaataaatttttatatttttttaaaaaaacaggaataaaaaataagaaaatcttATATCAATGTaacaaatttatgtttattatttcttattatataacgtaattgttaaaaatatcaGTAACTAGGTTGAAAGAACCATTTGAGATATAATAACTAGAGTGTAGGAAAGATACAGAGTTGATAATGGATCTAAAAAGATGTATTTTAAGATGTCAAAATCAACGTATAAAATTTTCGAAATCccaaataaattgaataaactaaaataagaaagtcCTTTTGTTTATATGTTAATTTCCATATATAGAAAAAACATGGGGGGACCTATAAAAGACTTCTAAGCTCCGCCATTGGGCGAGTGAGTTATTCTTGAAGGCAACGTGTATGGCCAATTTAATACCTTGTTAGGATGAAACTAAGTGTAACATCAGTGCCTCCTTCACCATATTACTATAAAAggtaatgtaatatttttatattaccttTTTCTTccgtaaaaaattaaatataattacaattgAATGATTATTTcgatattttaaaagttatatatatatatatatatatatatatatatatatatatatatatatatatatatatatataNNNNNNNNNNNNNNNNNNNNNNNNNNNNNNNNNNNNNNNNNNNNNNNNNNNNNNNNNNNNNNNNNNNNNNNNNNNNNNNNNNNNNNNNNNNNNNNNNNNNNNNNNNNNNNNNNNNNNNNNNNNNNNNNNNNNNNNNNNNNNNNNNNNNNNNNNNNNNNNNNNNNNNNNNNatatatatatatatatatattacacatatcttatatgaaaaaaatacttgCCAACCGCCATTCTTCATTACACttatttaataacaatattaataatgataaaatattaaatcaaattatttaactaaaatataaataaaataattggaCAAAATTAACATTATGTGAAATGGAAGTAAAAGTTTTGAGTGCTTCCAAACTATCCTATATATCTTGCGTGATGTGTTTggcataacaaaataaatattattttgcaccaaattattttatatatattggaCAGTGAATTTtcatagtaaaatatttaattaacataataaaagtgaagattaaatatatgtttaaatttttaaacaaaactaaaatgcatttttattttaaagtttgataaaaattttcaaattttaaaaattaatattttatgttaaaataatttaaaatataatttaatccaacaaaattaatgttaaaatgattattcatttatttttttaaggtcataaataaaaatatatcaaactttaaaaataaaaatgaaatttaacttTACATTAAAgttaaactaaaaacatttttaaacttaaaaatatatataaatacaatgttataataaataaaaatttctgtAAATTAAGTGTAAGAGAAAAATTGAAGTGTAAACTTATAATAATGCCCGAGATAAAGATTTTGTAAACTTCGAAGTCACTGACAATTTTTCTATATGTCGAAAATGTGAAACTTCGTAATGTGATTAAATTATggaaaatgtcattttatacaagatgtattatttaataatttacttttagaagcattttgtctttaaaattagttaatttttatattcgtaaacattaaaaaaataaaacaataaacatatataaaatgtgtgtaaaaatttattgaatgtaGCTTCTAAATGACAGAATGGTTGCTATTATAATTGACCAGCACGCATACCTATCCTTTGGTATGATATTATAACTAGTTGCATGTACCTACTTTTCTTATGG
This genomic interval carries:
- the LOC106752863 gene encoding berberine bridge enzyme-like 13 — encoded protein: MKHLSSYFTFATAIALLFSFEPPSLDTPEKFIQCFYNYPNITNSNSNVLYTQTNSSYSSVLNATIQNLRFLNIISKPQVIVTPEDVSHIQATIMCSQRHGLQIRIRSGGHDYEGLSYVAEVPFVIIDLINLREVTVDAENQTAWVQTGAQLGELYYRIYEKSKTLAFPAGVCYSVGTGGHISGGGYGFLMRKYGLAVDNIVDAQIVDVNGNVLDRQAMGEDLFWAIRGGGGASFGVIVAWKIKLVPVPSIVTVFNVARTLEENATEIFQKWQVVASKLDERVYIRVDMKMVHSRKYGKKTIQFNFISMFLGGVEEFVPLMQKSLPELGLGRKDCTETSWIGSAVFLNSPWFGNASLEAPEVLLNRTQIYSGYFKGKSDYVRQPISIDGLRGLWRFLYDREIEYGQLQFAPYGGRMYEISESELPFAHRSGYIFHIHYVTIWQTAGDEAAQRHMNWIRKLYKYMEPYVSNSPRAAYVNYRDLDVGVNNNGYTSYDQASIWGLKYFGNNFRRLATVKTKVDPYNFFRNEQSIPTLLDEEI